CCGAGCGCACCCGCCCCACGATGACCTCGAGCTTGGCGCGCTCGTCGACCTCGAAGCGGACCGGCACGACCAGGCCGGTGCGCGCGGCCCGCACGGTGAGGGCCGTGCCGACCGGTGAGGGGTGCTCGACCAGCCCGAACTCGGTGACCATCGAGGTGTGGAACCGCTCGGAGCCGGTCTCGTGGAAGACCTCCAGGACCGGCCCGGCCAGTCGCACCACCACGGCCTGACCGCTCGCCCCGTCGGCGCCGCCCAGGACCCCGCCCCGCGCCTCGAGCGCGTCGTCCACCACGGGGGCAGGCTAGCGTCGGGGTGTGCCCAGGAAGCCGGGTGAGGACGGCGCGCCGGTCCTGCCTTTCTCCGACGCCGCGGCGTTCGACGCCTGGCTGGCCGAGCACCACGCCGAGCCGGCGGGCGTGTGGCTCAAGCTGGCCAAGAAGGCCTCGGGCCTCGCGTCGATGACCAGCGACGAGGCCGTCGACGTCGGTCTCTGCTGGGGCTGGGTCAGCGCGCAGCGGCTCGGCCTGGACGACGACCACTTCCTGCAGCGCTACGTCCCGCGCCGCCCCCGCAGCAACTGGTCGGAGCTCAACAAGCGCAAGGTCGCCGAGCTCACGGCGACCGGGCGGATGCGGCCCCCCGGCCTGGCCGAGGTCGAGGCGGCCCGGGCGGACGGGCGCTGGGGCCCGGACTAGTCCTCGGCCAGC
This genomic window from Nocardioides anomalus contains:
- a CDS encoding YdeI/OmpD-associated family protein, with protein sequence MPRKPGEDGAPVLPFSDAAAFDAWLAEHHAEPAGVWLKLAKKASGLASMTSDEAVDVGLCWGWVSAQRLGLDDDHFLQRYVPRRPRSNWSELNKRKVAELTATGRMRPPGLAEVEAARADGRWGPD